In one window of Arachis ipaensis cultivar K30076 chromosome B06, Araip1.1, whole genome shotgun sequence DNA:
- the LOC107605462 gene encoding RNA demethylase ALKBH5 yields MDERQQRQRSHQSHASKDPFLLNYQPSELRIASEFFTNWLPFLSKDLCNHCTQSLSDRIRSIDPELSHCGGQKEVSNGSEVCNGQMNENSDNHDDNCDTHSIGSWKDGAEANSPIETPSPRMSWADMAQEDEFGEEEHETINGSTAVPASNSNLEVAKATPEKPTLPREQREYIRFMNVRRKKDFMCFERVNGKLVNILEGLELHTGIFSAAEQKRIVNYVASLQEMGRKGELKDRTFSAPQKWMRGKGRQTIQFGCCYNYAVDRDGNPPGILQSEMVDPIPDLFKVIIRRLIKWHVLPPTCVPDSCIVNIYEEGDCIPPHIDNHDFVRPFCTVSFLSECNILFGSNLKVIGPGEFDGSLAIPLPVGSVLVLNGNGADVAKHCVPAVPTKRISITFRRMDPAKRPMGFVPEPDLQGIQPLAYDNDKEKKSTGLRSSRHPRRNRDRRGGRNEGMGSATRGDRYSDPRESNHSSQRSYSEPRESNHSSQRSSNRWSRGRPSS; encoded by the exons ATGGACGAACGACAACAACGGCAACGATCTCATCAATCTCACGCATCCAAAGACCCTTTCCTTCTCAATTACCAACCTTCGGAGCTTCGAATTGCTTCTGAGTTCTTTACGAATTGGCTCCCTTTCCTCTCCAAAGATCTCTGCAACCACTGCACCCAATCGCTCTCCGATCGAATCCGCTCCATCGACCCAG AACTCTCCCATTGTGGTGGTCAAAAGGAAGTTTCCAATGGTTCAGAGGTTTGCAATGGCCAAATGAATGAGAACAGCGACAATCATGACGATAATTGTGACACTCACTCAATTGGGAGTTGGAAAGATGGTGCTGAGGCTAATTCACCAATTGAGACGCCGAGTCCGCGCATGTCATGGGCTGATATGGCTCAAGAAGATGAGTTTGGTGAAGAAGAGCATGAAACCATCAATGGCAGTACAGCTGTGCCAGCTTCTAACTCGAACCTTGAAGTGGCTAAAGCTACCCCGGAGAAGCCTACTTTGCCTAGGGAGCAAAGAGAATACATTAGGTTCATGAATGTGAGGCGTAAGAAGGATTTCATGTGCTTTGAGAGAGTTAATGGAAAGCTTGTTAACATCCTTGAAGGGCTCGAACTCCACACGGGTATTTTTAGTGCTGCTGAACAGAAAAGGATAGTCAATTATGTTGCTTCCCTGCAGGAGATGGGAAGGAAAGGGGAACTGAAAG ATCGGACATTTTCGGCTCCTCAAAAGTGGATGAGGGGGAAGGGACGTCAAACTATCCAATTTGGATGCTGTTACAACTATGCAGTG GATAGAGATGGTAACCCACCTGGTATTCTTCAAAGTGAAATGGTAGATCCTATACCTGATCTTTTTAAGGTCATCATTCGAAGGCTGATCAAGTGGCATGTACTCCCTCCGACTTGCGTGCCAGACAGCTGCATCGTAAATATCTATGAAGAAGGGGATTGTATACCTCCACACATAGATAATCATGATTTTGTTCGGCCATTCTGCACGGTTTCTTTTCTCAGTGAGTGCAACAtactctttggatcaaatctgaAGGTTATAGGCCCTGGTGAATTTGATGGCTCACTTGCTATTCCCCTGCCCGTTGG GTCTGTACTTGTCCTAAATGGAAATGGAGCTGATGTAGCTAAGCACTGTGTTCCTGCAGTTCCTACTAAAAG GATTTCAATCACATTTAGAAGAATGGATCCTGCGAAGCGGCCTATGGGGTTTGTACCAGAACCTGATCTTCAGGGTATCCAGCCATTGGCCTATGATAATGACAAGGAAAAGAAATCAACCGGATTGAGATCCAGTCGTCATCCTAGAAGAAATAGAGACAGGAGAGGTGGCAGAAATGAAGGAATGGGATCTGCGACTAGAGGCGATAGATATTCAGATCCCCGCGAGTCGAATCATAGTTCACAAAGATCATATTCAGAGCCCCGTGAGTCAAATCATAGTTCACAAAGATCTTCAAATCGGTGGAGTAGGGGAAGGCCTAGCAGTTGA